The following DNA comes from Naumovozyma castellii chromosome 4, complete genome.
CAGGTGCTGCGTCtagattatttgaattgaCAGATTACGTCCCAGAGATTAGACCTACTTTAGGTAAGACGTATTTACCAGGGAAGggtgaaattgaattcaaaaatgtttcGTTTTCCTATCCTACAAGACCtcaaaatcaaatctttaaaaatctcaattttaaaatcgAACCAGGATCAAACGTTTGTATCGTGGGACCTTCAGGGAAGGGGAAATCTACCATCgcattgttattattacattATTACAATCCAACAAGTGGTCAGATCTTAATTGATGGACAGGATATAACCAAGATGAACAGTAAATCActaagaagaaaattagGAATCGTCCAACAGGAACCAGTATTAATGTCAGGTTCTATTAGAGATAACATTACATATGGATTAACTTATACACCGACAAAGGAGGAGATAAGAAAAGTAGCAAAACAATGCTTTTGTCATAATTTTATCACAAAATTCCCACATACATATGATACTCAGATTGGACCAAGTGGGACCTTATTAAGTGGGGGACAAAAGCAACGTATTGCCATTGCGAGAGCTTTAATCAAGAAACCTAACATTCTAATCCTAGATGAAGCGACCTCTGCATTGGACGTGGAAAGTGAAGGTGCTATTAATTATACTTTTGgacaattgatgaagacAAAATCTATGACCATTGTTAGTATTGCACATCGTTTAAGCACAATTCGTAGATCAGAGAACGTTATTGTTTTAGGAAATGACGGTTCAGTGATAGAAATGGgtaaatttaaagaattgtTCTCTGATCCATCGAGTGAATTATCAaagttattaaatgaaaaatcgAGTAGAAAGAAGACTAAGAGTGACCCAATATCAAGTGCTCCTGAAGTTGATGCAGATGCAACGGGAGAACCCGTGGAGCCAATTGATCCTGCTATAGAAGATGCTCTGCATTCTGTCTTAAACGATGTAACAAGTGAGAGTAAACCAATTAAGATGTCTACTACAGATACACTTTAAAGGAACGATAGGCAACACTAGTAGCAAACTATTTAATTACttaatattattccaaaaaaaaGAGAGAGAAAAAACATCTTAAGATCTCTAATGACTTACTTATAcaatatcaatttttttacaacagcaaaaaaaaattgactGCATAAAATAACAACCCCTCTTGACATGCCGTTTTAATTACGTGAATGGCCAAAACTCACTCTAATAAGttaaaacaatatttagACAATTGCCGATAACGATTTCAGAACTGATGCGCAGATTAATCTGTCTGAAATACTAATCAACGGAGGAGGTGTCAGTTAAAAGttccattgaatttttgACCAATTTGATAGGTCACGTGCCAACTAGAAAAAGCACGTAATATATCAGAAATGTAAATAAACAATCCATATACATATCGAACAACAGGTAAACAAAGCTCCTTTAACTATTATCTATGCTACATTGTCAACTTTTCAATGGAGAGACCGTTGGAATATGAAAAGGATGATATTTTACCTATGGAGCTCCAAAATTTACTCCCTAGGCTGGAAGCAACTGTAACAGATTTGAAACTTGCACATAAGTTGGATGTGGTTAAAATACGGCAGCAATTGCAATGGATACATGAcactattattatcataCAGTCTACATTAGCAAATGGTCTTTTTCCTAGTgactttaaagaatatcaaGAAATGCACAAGTATATGAACGCCATACTGGAAAGGAAGGTGGAACTgttcaaattcattaattgcATTAATGAGGTTGAACCAGTACTTTCACATATATTGGATCTTTTGGAAGAGGACCTGAGTGCCACCCCGAAAGGAAATGTGGATTTcgatttattatttgatttgattgaaAATTGCACGCATGAAAGTAACTTCCTAACGCCCAATCTaaaacaattgaaggaGTGTATAGATGCTGCAATGGAATTTAATGAGATATCAAGGGATCATATGGATACTTTGGAtgatttgataaataaGAATGTAGAAAAATGTTTCGAAATCCAAGAGCTGAAGTTTTCTTCACCTGTACGTCATACGCCGAATTTTACACTGGAtcaattgataaaattgttatcaagcaataataatacaacaGATACGATGGAACCTAAGATTCCCAATTTTTCACCTGTGGAAGAGTCattatcaagaaaatttctcatattgaaaagaaatattccACCCATTGAACAGAGCTTAACTGAAATATTACCTCAGagaattgaacaattttgTGGGAGAAAcataattaatattaatctTTTAGCAGATTTTCtacaattgaaatataaaagaattatgaaaaattttagGTTTATGATGAATGAGattaaagatttgaaaatcGAATTGATCGATAAAAGGTGGAATATATTGTTCATCAATCTGAATAATGAGCTCGAATACATTATTGAGGAGGTACGTCTCCTCttgaaaaagataaatGAAAACGATGATCTAGCGCAAACGATAAAGGACCGTTTTAATT
Coding sequences within:
- the KAR9 gene encoding Kar9p (ancestral locus Anc_6.4); this encodes MERPLEYEKDDILPMELQNLLPRLEATVTDLKLAHKLDVVKIRQQLQWIHDTIIIIQSTLANGLFPSDFKEYQEMHKYMNAILERKVELFKFINCINEVEPVLSHILDLLEEDLSATPKGNVDFDLLFDLIENCTHESNFLTPNLKQLKECIDAAMEFNEISRDHMDTLDDLINKNVEKCFEIQELKFSSPVRHTPNFTLDQLIKLLSSNNNTTDTMEPKIPNFSPVEESLSRKFLILKRNIPPIEQSLTEILPQRIEQFCGRNIININLLADFLQLKYKRIMKNFRFMMNEIKDLKIELIDKRWNILFINLNNELEYIIEEVRLLLKKINENDDLAQTIKDRFNSQLAKKSKIITKTFNIIYRALEFSLLDAGIALKTNELAKVWVDLRPKSDEILLHIKKFDQSNSSRVGSITRQSNESKEVEDNEVDPITEAIGNLSINPDLSPTKQKRKKFGAVLLRKMNIRPMATLSPTTDDEHNPFFDTSSPTALKDGAAVSQLVLKDVPPLIYPKSGQFTDEEDRALDSSPLKPFEYSPTPIMSISKEPSTMTETETDPDFTPEKHPPVIALEQLEAEKIKFYASKKSLIPSSKEKTSKTIIEQSLTSISSPISNKYWAPTSAKRGRLATPTPVSRLLVSIPNHRRLTPLRRHE